In Tachysurus vachellii isolate PV-2020 chromosome 10, HZAU_Pvac_v1, whole genome shotgun sequence, the following proteins share a genomic window:
- the baz1a gene encoding bromodomain adjacent to zinc finger domain protein 1A isoform X3, with protein sequence MPLLHKKPFVRQKPPADLKPDEEVFLCKVTQEIFRTYDEFFERTILCNSLVWSCALTGKPGLTYQEALESEKKAKLNLKSFPKALLLPLLHLTALTQRTRLREICDDVCAFIKERFFPGEIVDISRSGGRQPCQILEVIPPHSNGTVNGHAKHCTEDDSIIISDSDDEIIFTSPMSPKTTPSRKWKAINPSMFMYKVQPLSPESSESIIVKSSQIVRKKNVFTRDRLKLLLKQHCEPVNGAIRLKPSTIATYKLSEQSFSHFFPDEAPVFDFSPPGRTKGRPNSNASPVQGTNAMRAAEEKLKLLQHKEEMMTTSHEKTKMKREREDLLEAKRKEKEDKERRKEEIKKMLEEEKQKRKEEKERMKIEREREREKLKEEKKKYAERLKLWSKPREDMECDDLKELPTPVPVKTRLPPELFGDALMVLEFLKAFGELFDLNDEFPEGITLEILEEALISCDPEGPLCELLFFFLSAIFQAQDEEQEEVAKEQVAEADAKDLSEALDDDADPTQSAISAVASLAAAWPQLHQGCSLKQLDLDSCTLSEILRLHILASGAECNYTNAKFRYQKQGGFGSTDDPCVELRLSAPSLLKKLSCTAVYDLLPGEKLKLLHALCGKLLTLISTRDFIEDCADEQRAAKMELRELKAEQHRREREEAANRVRKRKEEKLREQEQKLKEKHEKLKEEEVRNGTHAAGDEMDTSTESQEGHADQTEDEGELIQHGKSNKANGSTPKGKQASEEELKIGPSPEELQQQQLKEKELLERIHKAAMCTYILPLGRDRFYRRYWLFPSAGALFVEDDFFGLTEDMLVPRPILETKTEDLSTQSPVKTEEHRSYQSTLIPVNRPNQWAFYCTTAELQQLIEALNSRGHRESALKETLVQEKERINQLLSSTAVERYHHSDLWCNSADKSPSETKGSTVKLKNGSSPLESTVPAERRMENRLRDLLLDIEDRIYQGTLGSIKVIERGALRAALESGNYGLLVSEGKDTCLVNGEEEAMEMEENHVRVKDRLQELKSESQSASSTNASTPQPVNNNVHYLAWALAQIEQGIERKFLKAPLGDEESKKDQKTKKKEKKKDDEQSSEKDDGSECGRQVKTVLERWRESLLTCSSLSQLFLHLSTLERSVLWAKSILNARCKVCRRKGDSENMLLCDGCDRGHHIYCVRPKLKAVPSEDWFCPECRPKQRSHRINSRQRSSIDSEEELEEEESEEEVEESEEEEEEEEEEEFEDEESEEEEKESGSKKAAVKLPLQPSKGVRSSSRSRQAESNHSAPQSQQNTPKQTNPPIKGGSKSTGKKATPVSNSRPPPRAGNRSSARLSLEVLNTNGTTSKSSSHPSPAAHTESRKRPSTAEVSPKNKISLAPSNSSSSRRCSGRNLGVHELSVCEQLTVDLVRHEDSWPFMKLVSRTQVPDYYDIIKKPIALSIIREKVNNCEYKTASEYINDVELMFSNCLEYNPRNTGEAKAGTRLQAFFHSEIQRLGLAERTSPPQKRSRM encoded by the exons ATGCCTCTTCTTCATAAGAAGCCGTTCGTCAGACAGAAACCTCCAGCTGATCTCAAGCCGGACGAAGAAGTGTTTCTTTGTAAAGTCACTCAGGAAATATTCAGGACGTACGA TGAATTTTTTGAAAGAACCATACTATGTAACAGTCTGGTGTGGAGTTGTGCATTGACTGGCAAACCTGGTCTAACCTACCAGGAGGCCTTGGAAAGTGAGAAGAAGGCCAAGCTTAATCTGAAGAGCTTTCCCAAAGCTTTACTCTTGCCTCTCTTGCACCTTACTGCTCTCACCCAACGCACACGGCTTCGTGAGATATGCGACGACGTCTGTGCTTTCATCAAAGAGCGTTTCTTTCCAGGGGAGATAGTTGACATAAGTCGCTCTGGTGGAAG ACAACCTTGCCAGATCTTGGAGGTCATTCCACCTCATTCCAACGGGACAGTTAATGGTCATGCCAAGCATTGTACAGAGGATGACTCCATTATCATCAGTGACAGTGATGATGAAATTATTTTCACGTCACCCATGTCCCCCAAAACAACACCCAGCAG GAAGTGGAAGGCCATCAACCCATCCATGTTTATGTATAAGGTTCAACCTCTCAGTCCAGAGTCTAGTGAATCCATTATTGTGAAATCGTCACAGATTGT TCGAAAGAAGAATGTGTTCACACGAGACAGACTGAAACTCCTCCTTAAACAACACTGTGAACCAGTAAATGGGGCCATCAGACTCAAA cCATCAACCATTGCAACATATAAACTGTCAGAACAAAGTTTCTCCCACTTCTTCCCCGATGAAGCCCCGGTTTTTGACTTTAGTCCTCCTGGAAGGACCAAAGGTCGACCCAACAGTAATGCATCTCCTGTGCAG GGTACAAATGCAATGCGAGCTGCAGAAGAAAAACTGAAACTCCTGCAACACAAAGAAGAGATGATGACAACAT CacatgaaaagacaaaaatgaagagagagagagaagatttgTTGGAAGCTAAgaggaaggagaaggaggacaaagaaagaaggaaagaggaaattaagaaaatgcttgaggaagaaaaacagaaaaggaaagaggagAAAGAACGAATGAAGATTGAGAGAGAACGG GAGCGAGAAAAGttaaaggaggagaagaagaaatatgCTGAGCGACTGAAGTTGTGGAGTAAGCCCCGAGAAGACATGGAGTGTGATGACCTCAAG gagcttCCAACGCCAGTGCCAGTGAAGACGCGTTTGCCTCCAGAGCTTTTTGGAGATGCACTGATGGTGCTGGAATTTCTGAAGGCATTTGGAGAGCTCTTTGACCTGAATGATGAATTTCCTGAAGGCATCACGTTAG AGATTCTAGAGGAGGCTCTTATAAGCTGTGATCCTGAGGGGCCACTCTGCGAGCTGCTGTTCTTTTTCTTGTCTGCCATTTTCCAGGCCCAGGATGAAGAGCAAGAGGAGGTAGCTAAAGAGCAAGTGGCCGAGGCTGATGCAAAAG atCTGAGTGAGGCGCTGGATGATGATGCTGACCCCACACAGTCTGCTATTAGTGCTGTGGCCTCACTGGCTGCTGCTTGGCCTCAGCTCCATCAAG GCTGCAGTCTAAAACAACTGGATCTGGACAGCTGTACTCTCTCTGAGATTCTGAGGCTGCACATCTTGGCCTCAGGGGCAGAGTGTAATTACACCAACGCAAAATTCCGCTACCAGAAACAAGGGGGCTTTGGCTCGACTGATGATCCTTGTGTGGAGCTGCGCCTCTCTGCCCCCAGCCTGCTCAAGAAGCTGTCCTGCACTGCTGTTTATGATTTGCTGCCgg GTGAGAAGTTGAAGCTTCTGCATGCTCTGTGTGGGAAGCTGCTGACTCTGATCTCCACTCGAGACTTTATTGAGGATTGTGCTGATGAGCAACGAGCTGCCAAGATGGAGCTCCGTGAACTCAAAGCTGAACAGCAccgcagagagagggaggaagctGCTAACAG AGTTCGtaaaagaaaggaggaaaagCTAAGAGAGCAGGAACAGAAACTTAAAGAGAAACACGAAAAACTCAAAGAAGAGGAAGTGAGAAATGGCACTCATGCAGCAGG AGATGAGATGGACACTAGTACAGAGAGTCAGGAAGGTCATGCAGACCAGACAGAGGATGAAGGGGAGCTTATACAGCATGGCAAATCTAACAAAG CTAATGGCAGCACTCCAAAAGGGAAGCAAGCAAGTGAGGAAGAGTTGAAAATTGGCCCCAGCCCAGAGGAGCTACAACAACAGCAACTGAAGGAGAAGGAGTTATTAGAGCGCATTCACAAAGCTGCAATGTGTACATATATTCTGCCACTGGGCCGTGACCGCTTTTATCGCCGTTACTGGCTTTTCCCCTCAGCTGGAGCACTTTTTGTGGAGGATGATTTTTTTGGCCTGACTGAGGACATGCTGGTGCCTCGACCTATCCTGGAGACTAAAACAGAAGATCTCTCTACCCAAAGTCCTGTGAAGACTGAAGAGCACAGGTCATACCAGAGCACTTTGATCCCAGTGAACCGGCCCAATCAGTGGGCCTTTTACTGCACAACTGCTGAGCTGCAGCAACTGATTGAGGCACTGAATTCTCGTGGACATAGGGAGAGCGCACTTAAAGAGACTCTGGTGCAGGAGAAAGAGCGCATCAATCAGCTGCTCAGCAGTACTGCTGTAGAGCGATACCACCACTCAG ATTTGTGGTGTAATTCTGCAGATAAATCACCATCAGAGACCAAAGGGAGCACTGTGAAGTTGAAAAACGGCTCATCTCCACTCGAAAGCACTGTACCCGCTGAGCGCCGCATGGAGAATCGTCTCAGGGATCTGCTGCTGGACATTGAGGACCGTATCTATCAGGGAACTCTGGGATCAATAAAG GTGATTGAAAGAGGTGCATTGAGAGCAGCACTGGAAAGCGGAAACTATGGTCTGCTGGTTTCTGAGGGCAAGGATACTTGTCTAGTCAATGGTGAGGAGGAGGCCATGGAGATGGAGGAGAATCATGTCCGAGTCAAAGACAG GTTGCAGGAATTGAAGAGTGAGAGCCAGAGTGCATCATCCACCAATGCTAGCACACCTCAGCCTGTAAACAACAATGTGCATTACCTTGCATGGGCCCTTGCTCAGATAGAGCAGGGTATTGAGCGAAAATTTCTTAAAGCTCCACTGG gtgatgaggaaagtaaaaaagaccagaaaacaaagaaaaaagagaagaagaaagatgaTGAACAGTCCAGTGAAAAGGATG ATGGTAGTGAATGTGGGCGACAGGTGAAGACCGTGCTGGAGCGCTGGCGAGAATCTCTTCTGACCTGCTCTAGCCTTTCGCAGCTTTTCCTGCATCTGTCAACACTGGAGCGCAGTGTGCTCTGGGCAAAGTCCATCTTGAACGCCCGCTGTAAGGTATGCCGCAGGAAGGGAGATAGTGAGAACATGCTGCTTTGTGACGGGTGTGACCGAGGCCATCACATCTACTGTGTGCGCCCGAAGCTAAAG GCTGTTCCCAGTGAAGACTGGTTCTGCCCAGAGTGTCGTCCCAAACAACGCTCGCACCGCATAAACTCTCGCCAGCGCTCCTCCATTGATTCTGAGGAGGAACTGGAAGAAGAGGAATCTGAAGAAGAGGTAGAAGAgtcggaggaggaggaggaggaagaggaggaggaagagtttGAAGATGAGGAgtcagaagaggaagagaaggaaag TGGCTCCAAGAAGGCTGCAGTGAAGCTTCCTCTACAGCCTTCTAAAGGTGTCCGATCGAGCAGTAGATCCAGACAAGCTGAATCAAATCATTCCGCACCACAGAGCCAacaaaacacacccaaacagACCAACCCTCCCATTAAAGGAGGCTCTAAAAGCACAGGGAAGAAAGCCACTCCAGTGTCCAACAGCAGGCCCCCTCCTCGAGCTGGAAACCGCTCCAGTGCCCGTCTCAGCTTAGAGGTGCTAAACACCAATGGCACCACAAGCAAAAGCAGCTCTCACCCGAGTCCTGCAGCTCACACTGAGTCTAGGAAAAGACCCAGCACAG CAGAGGTCTCACCTAAAAATAAGATTTCCTTGGCGCCCAGCAACTCTTCCTCTAGTCGCCGCTGCTCAGGGAGAAATCTTGGTGTTCATGAGCTGTCAGTGTGTGAACAGCTCACTGTAGATCTTGTTAGACATGAGGATAGCTGGCCCTTCATGAAACTGGTGTCTAGAACTCAG GTACCCGATTACTATGATATCATCAAAAAACCTATTGCTTTGAGTATCATACGAGAAAAAGTGAACAACTGCGAATACAAAACTGCAT CGGAGTATATTAATGATGTGGAACTGATGTTTTCCAACTGCCTTGAGTACAATCCTCGTAACACTGGTGAGGCCAAGGCTGGCACCAGGCTTCAGGCTTTCTTCCACTCTGAGATACAGAGACTCGGCCTGGCTGAGCGAACGAGCCCTCCACAGAAACGATCCCGAATGTAA